A stretch of the Neisseria sp. DTU_2020_1000833_1_SI_GRL_NUU_006 genome encodes the following:
- the putA gene encoding bifunctional proline dehydrogenase/L-glutamate gamma-semialdehyde dehydrogenase PutA, with translation MFDFAFPTQTPLRQAITDAYRRDEIEAVQDMLQRAQMSDEERRAASELARRLVTQVRASRTKASGVDALMHEFSLSSEEGIALMCLAEALLRIPDNATRDRLIADKISEGNWKSHLNNSPSLFVNAAAWGLLVTGKLTATNDKQMGSALNRLISKGGAPLIRQGVNYAMRLLGKQFVTGQTIEEALQNGKEREKMGYRFSFDMLGEAAFTQEDADRYYNDYVQAIHAIGKDAAGQGVYEGNGISVKLSAIHPRYSRAQHERVMSELLPRLKELFLLGKKYDIGINIDAEEANRLELSLDLMEALVSDPDLAGYKGIGFVVQAYQKRCPFVIDYLIDLARRNNQKLMIRLVKGAYWDSEIKWAQVDGLDGYPTYTRKVHTDISYLACARKLLDAQDAVFPQFATHNAYTLGAIYQMGKGKDFEHQCLHGMGETLYDQVVGPQNLGRRVRVYAPVGTHETLLAYLVRRLLENGANSSFVNQIVDENISIDTLIRSPFDTIAEQGIHLHNALPLPRDLYGRGRLNSQGVDFSNETVLQQLQEKLNRAAAQDFHAASIINGKARDVGEAQPIKNPADHDDIVGTVSFADAALAQEAVGAAVAAFPEWSATPAAERAECLRRFADLLEQHTPALMMLAVREAGKTLNNAVAEVREAVDFCRYYAGEAENTLSQDAKAVGAIVAISPWNFPLAIFTGEVVSALAAGNTVIAKPAEQTSLIASYAVSLMHEAGIPTSALQLVLGAGDVGAALTGDPRIGGVIFTGSTEVAQLINKALAKRNDSPVLIAETGGQNAMIVDSTALPEQVCLDVLNSAFDSAGQRCSALRILCVQEDVADKMLAIIKGAMDELVVGKPVQLTTDVGPVIDAEAQQNLQSHINKMKGVAKSYHEVKAASNVDPAKSTFVLPILFELNNLNELTREVFGPVLHVVRYRADELDQIIDQINSKGYALTSGVHSRIEGTVKRIRERIEAGNVYVNRNIVGAVVGVQPFGGHGMSGTGPKAGGSFYLQKLTRIPEWVAPPLSRIGQADEAALKRLEALIHKLPFNAEEKKSAASALGHARIRTLRQAESVLVGPTGERNAMSWRAPKRVWVHGGSLLQAFCALTELAAAGIVTVVEPDSPLASYTADLEGLLQVNSKPESTGVHHVAALSPLDSSRKQELANRDGALIRILPSEQGLDILQVFEEISCSVNTTAAGGNASLMAVSD, from the coding sequence ATGTTTGACTTTGCTTTTCCGACACAAACGCCACTGCGCCAAGCGATTACCGATGCTTACCGCCGCGACGAAATCGAAGCCGTTCAGGATATGCTGCAACGCGCACAGATGAGCGATGAGGAGCGTCGGGCGGCGTCCGAACTCGCACGCCGCTTGGTTACGCAGGTTCGCGCCAGCCGCACCAAAGCCAGCGGCGTGGATGCGTTGATGCACGAGTTCTCGCTCTCTAGCGAAGAAGGCATTGCGCTGATGTGTTTGGCGGAAGCTTTGCTGCGCATTCCCGACAATGCAACGCGCGACCGCCTGATTGCCGACAAAATTTCCGAAGGCAACTGGAAAAGCCATTTGAACAACAGCCCCTCCCTGTTCGTCAACGCCGCGGCATGGGGCTTGCTGGTTACCGGCAAACTGACCGCGACAAACGACAAACAGATGGGTTCTGCCCTGAACCGACTCATCAGCAAAGGCGGCGCGCCCCTGATCCGCCAAGGCGTGAACTACGCCATGCGCCTCTTGGGCAAACAGTTTGTTACCGGACAAACCATTGAAGAAGCGCTGCAAAACGGCAAAGAGCGCGAAAAAATGGGCTACCGCTTCTCCTTCGACATGTTGGGCGAAGCTGCCTTTACCCAAGAAGATGCTGACCGCTATTACAATGACTACGTTCAAGCCATTCACGCCATCGGCAAAGACGCCGCCGGACAAGGCGTCTATGAAGGCAACGGCATTTCCGTCAAACTCTCCGCCATCCATCCGCGTTATTCCCGCGCCCAACACGAACGCGTCATGAGCGAACTCTTACCTCGTCTGAAAGAGCTGTTCCTTTTGGGTAAAAAATACGATATCGGTATCAACATCGACGCCGAAGAAGCCAACCGTTTGGAGCTGTCTTTGGATTTGATGGAAGCACTCGTTTCCGACCCCGATTTGGCGGGTTACAAAGGCATCGGCTTTGTCGTTCAGGCGTATCAAAAACGTTGCCCCTTCGTCATCGACTATCTGATTGACCTTGCCCGCCGCAACAACCAAAAACTGATGATCCGCCTCGTTAAAGGCGCGTACTGGGACAGCGAAATCAAATGGGCGCAAGTGGACGGCTTGGACGGCTATCCGACCTACACCCGCAAAGTCCATACCGACATCTCCTACCTCGCCTGCGCACGCAAACTGCTGGATGCGCAAGACGCCGTGTTCCCGCAATTCGCCACCCATAACGCCTACACCTTGGGCGCGATTTACCAAATGGGCAAAGGCAAAGACTTTGAACACCAATGCCTGCACGGTATGGGCGAAACCTTGTACGACCAAGTGGTCGGCCCGCAAAACTTAGGCCGCCGCGTGCGCGTGTACGCCCCGGTCGGTACGCACGAAACCCTGCTCGCCTACTTGGTGCGCCGCCTGTTGGAAAACGGCGCGAACTCGTCGTTTGTCAACCAAATCGTCGATGAAAACATCAGCATCGACACGCTGATCCGCAGCCCGTTCGACACCATCGCCGAACAAGGCATCCACCTGCACAACGCCTTGCCGCTGCCGCGCGATTTGTACGGCAGGGGTCGTCTGAACTCTCAAGGCGTCGATTTCAGCAACGAAACCGTGTTGCAACAGCTTCAAGAAAAACTCAACCGCGCCGCCGCGCAAGACTTCCATGCCGCATCCATTATCAACGGCAAAGCCCGCGATGTCGGCGAAGCGCAACCGATTAAAAACCCCGCCGACCACGATGACATCGTCGGCACAGTTAGCTTTGCCGACGCTGCGCTTGCCCAAGAAGCCGTCGGTGCAGCCGTTGCCGCATTTCCCGAATGGAGCGCGACGCCAGCCGCCGAGCGCGCCGAATGCCTGCGCCGTTTCGCCGATTTGCTGGAGCAGCACACCCCCGCGCTGATGATGCTTGCCGTGCGCGAAGCCGGTAAAACGCTGAACAACGCCGTCGCCGAAGTGCGCGAAGCCGTTGATTTCTGCCGCTACTACGCAGGCGAAGCCGAAAACACCCTGTCCCAAGACGCCAAGGCCGTCGGCGCCATCGTCGCCATCAGCCCGTGGAACTTCCCGCTCGCCATCTTTACCGGCGAAGTCGTTTCCGCATTGGCAGCCGGTAACACCGTCATCGCCAAACCTGCCGAACAAACCAGCCTGATTGCCAGCTACGCCGTTTCCCTGATGCACGAAGCAGGCATCCCGACTTCCGCCTTGCAACTTGTCCTCGGCGCAGGCGATGTCGGCGCAGCGCTGACAGGCGACCCGCGTATCGGTGGCGTGATTTTCACCGGTTCGACCGAAGTGGCGCAACTGATTAACAAAGCCCTCGCCAAACGCAACGACAGCCCCGTCTTGATTGCCGAAACCGGCGGTCAAAACGCCATGATTGTCGATTCCACCGCGCTGCCCGAGCAGGTTTGTTTGGACGTGCTCAACTCCGCCTTCGACAGCGCGGGACAACGCTGCTCCGCCTTGCGTATCCTTTGCGTTCAAGAAGATGTCGCCGACAAGATGCTCGCCATCATCAAAGGCGCAATGGACGAATTGGTCGTCGGCAAACCCGTTCAACTTACCACCGACGTAGGCCCCGTTATCGATGCTGAAGCGCAGCAAAACCTGCAATCGCACATCAATAAAATGAAAGGCGTTGCCAAGTCTTACCACGAAGTCAAAGCCGCTTCCAATGTTGATCCTGCGAAATCCACTTTCGTGCTGCCGATTTTGTTCGAACTCAACAATTTGAACGAACTCACCCGCGAAGTCTTCGGTCCCGTCCTGCACGTTGTCCGCTACCGCGCCGACGAACTTGACCAAATCATCGACCAAATCAACAGCAAAGGCTACGCGCTCACCAGCGGCGTACACAGCCGCATCGAAGGCACGGTCAAACGCATCCGCGAACGCATCGAAGCGGGTAACGTTTACGTCAACCGCAACATCGTCGGCGCCGTCGTCGGCGTACAACCGTTCGGCGGACACGGTATGTCCGGTACTGGTCCGAAAGCGGGCGGCTCGTTCTATCTGCAAAAACTGACCCGCATCCCCGAATGGGTTGCACCGCCGCTGAGCCGTATCGGGCAAGCGGACGAAGCCGCGCTCAAACGCCTCGAAGCCCTGATTCACAAGCTGCCGTTTAATGCGGAAGAGAAAAAATCAGCGGCATCGGCATTGGGACACGCCCGCATCCGCACCCTGCGCCAAGCAGAATCCGTCTTGGTCGGCCCGACCGGCGAACGCAACGCCATGAGCTGGCGTGCGCCCAAACGCGTCTGGGTACACGGCGGCAGCCTCCTGCAAGCCTTCTGCGCCCTGACCGAACTTGCCGCCGCAGGCATCGTAACCGTCGTCGAACCCGACAGCCCGCTTGCCTCCTACACCGCCGACCTCGAAGGCCTGCTGCAAGTCAACAGCAAACCTGAAAGCACAGGCGTGCATCACGTCGCCGCCCTAAGTCCGCTGGACAGCAGCCGCAAGCAAGAGCTGGCAAACCGCGACGGCGCACTCATCCGCATCCTCCCGTCCGAACAAGGCTTGGACATCCTGCAAGTGTTTGAAGAAATCTCTTGCAGCGTCAACACCACAGCCGCCGGCGGCAACGCCAGCCTGATGGCCGTTTCCGACTAA
- the putP gene encoding sodium/proline symporter PutP, translated as MNPMYITFAIYLVAVLLIGLAAYFSTRNFDDYILGGRSLGPFVTAMSAGASDMSGWLLMGLPGAIYLSGLNEAWIAIGLVVGAYFNWLLVAGRLRVHTEYANNALTLPDYFFHRFGAGGHLMKVVSALIILFFFTIYCASGIVAGATLFQSLFEGMTYNQAMWLGAGATIAYTFLGGFLAVSWTDTLQASLMIFALILTPVMVYLGLGGAEQMSAAIQSVAAGTGKEYDSLFAGTTVIGIISTAAWGLGYFGQPHILARFMAAESAKSLVSARRIGMTWMVLCLAGAVAVGYFGIAYFGANPDQVASMKGNHERIFIALSTLLFNPWIAGIILSAILAAVMSTLSCQLLVCSSAITEDFYKGFLRKNAPQSELVWIGRLMVLAIAIISILIASDPESKVLGLVSYAWAGFGAAFGPIVILSVLWKRITAYGALSGMIAGALTVVAWAEWVKKPALAAHETGLLTMYEIVPGFIACLIIAVLVSLTDKEPSREIQERFEKADAEYREAK; from the coding sequence ATGAATCCCATGTATATCACTTTTGCAATCTATCTGGTTGCTGTTCTCTTGATTGGTCTGGCCGCGTATTTCTCCACGCGCAATTTCGATGATTATATTTTGGGCGGTCGAAGCTTGGGCCCGTTCGTTACGGCGATGTCGGCGGGTGCGTCCGATATGTCGGGCTGGCTTTTGATGGGTTTGCCCGGCGCGATTTATTTGAGCGGTCTGAATGAGGCTTGGATTGCCATCGGTTTGGTCGTCGGCGCGTATTTCAACTGGCTTTTGGTGGCGGGCCGTCTGCGCGTGCATACCGAATATGCCAATAATGCGCTGACGCTGCCGGATTATTTCTTCCACCGCTTCGGCGCGGGCGGACACTTGATGAAAGTGGTTTCCGCGCTGATTATCTTGTTTTTCTTCACGATTTATTGCGCTTCGGGCATTGTGGCGGGTGCAACTTTGTTCCAAAGCTTGTTTGAAGGCATGACTTACAATCAGGCGATGTGGCTGGGCGCGGGTGCGACCATTGCTTATACCTTCTTGGGCGGTTTCTTGGCGGTAAGCTGGACGGATACGCTGCAAGCTTCTTTGATGATTTTTGCGCTGATTTTGACGCCGGTAATGGTGTATCTGGGGCTGGGTGGCGCAGAACAAATGTCTGCCGCAATTCAAAGCGTTGCCGCAGGTACGGGCAAGGAATACGACAGCTTGTTTGCCGGTACGACCGTCATCGGCATTATTTCCACAGCCGCATGGGGCTTGGGCTATTTCGGTCAGCCGCACATTTTGGCGCGCTTTATGGCGGCTGAAAGCGCGAAATCGCTGGTGTCGGCACGCCGCATCGGCATGACTTGGATGGTGTTGTGTCTGGCAGGCGCGGTAGCGGTCGGTTATTTTGGCATTGCGTATTTTGGTGCAAACCCCGATCAAGTCGCTTCAATGAAGGGCAACCACGAACGTATCTTCATCGCGCTATCTACTTTGCTGTTCAATCCTTGGATTGCAGGTATTATTTTGAGCGCGATTTTGGCGGCAGTCATGTCCACTTTGTCTTGCCAGCTTTTGGTTTGCTCCAGTGCGATTACGGAAGACTTCTACAAAGGCTTTTTGCGCAAAAATGCGCCGCAGTCAGAATTGGTGTGGATTGGTCGTCTGATGGTATTGGCGATTGCTATTATCTCGATTCTGATTGCTTCCGACCCTGAGAGCAAAGTTTTGGGCTTGGTGTCTTATGCGTGGGCAGGTTTCGGCGCGGCGTTCGGTCCGATTGTGATTCTGTCGGTATTGTGGAAACGCATCACGGCATACGGTGCTTTGTCGGGCATGATTGCCGGCGCGCTGACTGTGGTGGCATGGGCAGAGTGGGTCAAAAAACCTGCTTTGGCTGCACATGAAACCGGTCTTTTGACCATGTATGAAATCGTCCCCGGCTTCATCGCCTGCTTGATTATCGCTGTTCTGGTTTCACTGACCGACAAAGAGCCGTCTCGTGAAATTCAAGAACGTTTTGAAAAAGCGGACGCGGAATACCGCGAGGCGAAATAA